The sequence below is a genomic window from Bradyrhizobium septentrionale.
ATCTGAATTCTCATTGCGCGAGCACCTCGAAGGCGCAAACCTTGTAGGGTTGCGCGGCGACGATCGTCACCCGGAATGCACCAGCCTGGTCGATCGCGAACTCGATCTTTCCATCGGCGACGTCCTCCTGGTGGACCAGCTTGCCGTCGTACCAAACATAAACCGTGCACTTTTCCGGCTGCACAGTCAGATGCAGAGCGTCGACGCCGTCGGCCTTGATCGGCCGGATCTCGCCGCTGATGACAACGTCAGGCTTTGGCAGCACCGCCGGCGGATCTTGCGAGAGGTCGATATAGGCGTCTTTGATGTCGACAGGTCCATCATACAGAATGTGGTCAATGCCGGCCTCGGTGAACGATTTGGAAATCTCGTCCATCGGCCTGGCAGCCTCGAGGATGACCTGCGTGATGAAACCGTTCGCATCATGCCGAACGAGCGTCTTGGTCTTGTTGACCGCCTCCGGCTCCTCGATCGTGACCGCAATGGCCTCTGGACTGACCGCGACCGCCTCTCCGCCGACGCTCGCCGGCGTGTAGCCAGGCACCGCCCATGCCGCGTCGAGTGTTACCCCCGTCATCCTGCGATCCTCCTGAAAAGCGAAAAATAGAGCCGGCCTTGCTGGTTGCCGAACTTGAACCGAAACACGATGGACGAGGTCGTCACGGCCGCGTAGATCCAGAAATCAGTGCCGCCTCCGCGGTAGGCTTCGCACTGCAGATATTGCGCGCCAGGGTTTAGAAGGATGCTCGGATCGCAATAGCCCAGCATGAACGGCGGCGCGTCGAGCGTCTCCCCGAAGTTTAATTGCGCGGTACTGTCATTGATACTGTCCAGCGTGCCGCTCAAATAGAACTGGTGACCAGACCAGCGGGAATCGAACACCGTTTGATCCAGGTTGGCGAGCGCTGCATCAACGCCGGGCTTGCTGACGACGAGCCTCGCGCCAGCTCCGCCCTGCATAAAAACCCGCTGCGTCACCCAAGGCTCCGATTGAAGATCATGTAGTCGACATAAATGCCGTAGGACTCAGAAATCAGATTGTTGAACGTCATGGTGTTGTTCTGGATCTGAAATCCGTTCTGGATCTCGTAATAGACGACGCCGCCGATCGTGATGTCCCTCGGCACCGCCATATCCAGCCTGTACGGGTAGGACACGACACCCGAATCTATGTAGGTGCGAAACGAGACAAACGGGTTTTGCGGCAGCGTCGCCGGATACGGAATTGCAACCGCGCCGCTCAACGCTGGCAGGAAGATGCTGCCCGACATGATGACCTGCTCGTTTTTGACGTCCGATTTCAGCAGGAACTGCGCAGCGGCAGTGGCCGTGACGACGTCGACAGCAGGCACCGAAAGCCAGACGCCATATTGACCGAGGCTCGGATGCAGGCCCATCAGGAACCGGCGAGCCATTACCAGACCTTCCAAGCGATATAGAAAAGATTGAACGCGAGCCCGTGCAAGCGGGAGTACCTGGCGAACACCAGGCCGGAATCATCCGGCGTAAATCCGTCCCTCGCGCACAGCACAGCGAACGGCGAGCGCTGAATGGCGGTAGAGCTGTTGGCGTCACGCATGACCAACGTCTGGCCGTATCCCGCGACGCCTGAGGAGAGGCTGTAAGGGACGATGTCCACCGCCGGCGGCGTCGGATACGTGCCCGAATAGAATATCTTGGTGCCACTCAGGAACGTGTAGGCTGGAATCAGCCCCACCTCGAGCGGCCTGCCCTGGTTGAGCCGACTGTCGAGCGACAGATACTTGTAATCGACGGCCGGCGGAAACTGCGCGTCGTATCCGGGCTTCGACACCGTCACCCGCGAAGCATCAATATAGATCCGGACCGCCATCGTCCGGTCACTCCGAAATAATCAGAGAGCCGGCGGTCAGGTTTAGGACCATTTTGCCGTCCGTGCTCTGGATCACGCCAGCGGTCAGCGTGCCGACGTTGCCCGTGATCGCGCTCAATGTGCCGACGTTCATCATGCGTGCCGTCAGCACGCCGTCGAGATACATATTCGCCGTGATGCCGATCGAGGCGACGCCGTTGATCGTGCCAACCGTAAAAACAGCCTTTGGCAAATTCCCGTTGTAGCCCGGCAGCTGGATCTGGAACTTGTCGGCGACGACCGTGAAGGCCGAGACCCCAGGTCCGCCATTGACCAGCTGAATTCCGGTCACGTAGCCGTTGACGTTGAGCGTCAGAGACCAGGCAGCCGCGGCATAGCCGTCGATCCTCGAGATCGCGCTGGACTGCTCGGTAATCGATGCGTTGACGTCGCCAAACTGAGCGCTGACCGACGTCGTGAGATCGGCGACCGCCTGCTGCGCATCGACTGCCACGGTCTGGACTGTCGAGATCTGCGCGAAGGCCGCACCGACACGGGCTGAGATTTCCGACTTGATCGACTTTTTGTCGAGCCAATTGCGCGCGTCCTGGTTTGCCGCGGTCGACGAGATCAGCTGCAGGGCCGCATTGATCTCGTCGTTATCTTGATCCGCGACCGCCGTGACCTGATTTTTCAGAGCCGCATTGAACGACTCGAGCGTGACCATGCCCGGCGACAGCTTGACGGTCGGCGCCTCGAGGTCGACGGTCGAATAGGCGCCGCGCATCGTCGCATTGACCGCCTGGACGCGCAGCCGCACCGCGGCCAGGCTGACGACCGTGTCGAATTGGTTCTCGGCCCCCTCATAGACCTGCGTCCAATTCTTGCCCTCGTCATAGGAGACGCCGGCGACGTAGTAGATCGCGCCCGCGGTCGGAAACCAGCTGGCGAACAGCCGCGGCTCGGCCGTGCCCTGGCTCATGTAGGCATTGAGCCCAAAGACCAGGGGGACCTTGTCGTTTGACGGATACTGCGCGCTCGGCAGCACCGGCGGGTTGCCGAGATCCGTCGCGTGAACCCGCTCGTCATCAACCACCATGTTGAGCGTGAACTGGTCGCCGTTCGGCGAGCCGTCGAGGACAACGCACAGCCGCGATTGGCTTGCACCCGTGCCGAGGTCAAATGACGGATACTCCGCACCATCCTCGCGAGCCAGGACGGCCGCCAGCGTCGTCGCCTTCCCGCTCTCCGCGGTCGCCAGGCTGGCAGCGTCGAGGACCGCATGCGCGGCATCGACGCCGCGGCTGCAAAGCACCGGACCAAAGAATTTCCCGTTCGGCTTCCGCAACCGGATATAGAACGGCCCACTATCCCAGACCGGCGCAGGATTGAGCGTCAGCGTCGCGCCGGCGATGCCGACGACGGCGCCCCCGTAACCGTAGTTCTCCGGCAGATCGGATTGAACCCTGACCACAGATCCGCGCGTGATCGCCCTGCCCTCATACTCCGAGCCGAGCGCGACGTTTTCCCGCCGATAGATCGACTGCAGATAGTAAAAGGCGCATTCCCGGAATGCCTGGTCACGGTTGACGATGCCGTCGACGCGCTTGGTCTCGGCATTGACCGACGTAAATGTGTCGCTGTCCGGCGGAAATTGCACCTGTGCCGGCCGCCAGGTGCTCTCGTCGACATACTCGACCACGACAGCGTCGGGATCTTCCTCGCCGAGCATGGTGAAACTGACCTGCATCGAATCCCGCACGATCTCGCGATCGGTCATCAGCATGGTCGGCATGTCGCGCCACTCGTCGCGGACGATCGAGACGGTATCGCCGAGCCAGTAATGCTGCGCTCGAGACGGCGCCAGGATCTTGTTAAGCGCAGCCGGCACGGCGACGGCCGTCGTAAACCGATAATCGAATGTGTCGTCGCGCGCGTCGCAGCCGGCCGCATGCGCCACAACGGCGTTAAAGTCGACCTTGGCGATCGACAGCCCCGATCCATACTGACCGCTGGTGACTGCGTCGAGGAAGGCCCAAGCCGGGTTACGGGTTGCCTGCGTGACGAAGGCCGCCCCATTCCAAACCGGCACCTTGCGCGTGCCCAGCACGCCGAACTTATAGGCGCCCTGCGTCGACTGCGACGCCTTCAACCGGATCGCGATCGTCGAGACGTCCGGAAACGAATTGCTGCCTTTCAGGAACGAGCGCAGGCCGGCCCAGAGCACGGAATTACTGCCCGCGGTCCCGGACAGCTCGGCGTCCTCGCGGCGAAAGCGGACAAGATAACGGCCAGGTGCGACGTCGACCTTGACGCTGTCGCGGGCCGGCGCCTGCGATGCATACTGCCGCACGATCGAAAACAGCGGGTTGAACGGTCCGGTTTGCGCGCCGGCGTTGTCGCAGGTCGCATATTCTGCGGTCAGGCCGACGTTAGAATAACCGATAGAGCCATCCTGGCCGTTGACCGTGTAGCAGCCGGCCGCAAAGACGAAATCGACGGCCAGCGATTGCGCCAATGTTCCGGCCGGGTTTGCCGCGAATGGTCCAATCCAGGCGCCAGGCGTTCTCGCCGAGGCCCCGAACGGCAGGCCGTTGGCGTCATATTGTCCGCCTGACGTCCCCGTCCCCGATGGCAGCTGCTGGCCGCTGACCTCGGCGGACTGGTCGACGTTGGTCGGAAACAAGGCGACCGCGCTGCCAGGCTCATAAAAGGCGATCTGCGCATCCGAGAACGCTGCCGCGATCCCGTTGGTCGCGTCCCAGAAAACGGTATCGTCGATATAGACGGCCTCATACTGCATGCTGCCCATCGTCGGCGACAGCAGGACGTTGAGGTATTG
It includes:
- a CDS encoding host specificity factor TipJ family phage tail protein; this encodes MLEINGEAVLRRDWQSRRIGPADAVRFMSYPLGGGQGGNTAKQIIGLVALVAVSAFAIWAGPALFGAGTFGALATTAGIGIGGSLLVNALVAPKAGATNTPSATQDQIYSVAAQGNVAKLGQPLPVWYGRVKDYPDFAATPWGEFIANDQYLNVLLSPTMGSMQYEAVYIDDTVFWDATNGIAAAFSDAQIAFYEPGSAVALFPTNVDQSAEVSGQQLPSGTGTSGGQYDANGLPFGASARTPGAWIGPFAANPAGTLAQSLAVDFVFAAGCYTVNGQDGSIGYSNVGLTAEYATCDNAGAQTGPFNPLFSIVRQYASQAPARDSVKVDVAPGRYLVRFRREDAELSGTAGSNSVLWAGLRSFLKGSNSFPDVSTIAIRLKASQSTQGAYKFGVLGTRKVPVWNGAAFVTQATRNPAWAFLDAVTSGQYGSGLSIAKVDFNAVVAHAAGCDARDDTFDYRFTTAVAVPAALNKILAPSRAQHYWLGDTVSIVRDEWRDMPTMLMTDREIVRDSMQVSFTMLGEEDPDAVVVEYVDESTWRPAQVQFPPDSDTFTSVNAETKRVDGIVNRDQAFRECAFYYLQSIYRRENVALGSEYEGRAITRGSVVRVQSDLPENYGYGGAVVGIAGATLTLNPAPVWDSGPFYIRLRKPNGKFFGPVLCSRGVDAAHAVLDAASLATAESGKATTLAAVLAREDGAEYPSFDLGTGASQSRLCVVLDGSPNGDQFTLNMVVDDERVHATDLGNPPVLPSAQYPSNDKVPLVFGLNAYMSQGTAEPRLFASWFPTAGAIYYVAGVSYDEGKNWTQVYEGAENQFDTVVSLAAVRLRVQAVNATMRGAYSTVDLEAPTVKLSPGMVTLESFNAALKNQVTAVADQDNDEINAALQLISSTAANQDARNWLDKKSIKSEISARVGAAFAQISTVQTVAVDAQQAVADLTTSVSAQFGDVNASITEQSSAISRIDGYAAAAWSLTLNVNGYVTGIQLVNGGPGVSAFTVVADKFQIQLPGYNGNLPKAVFTVGTINGVASIGITANMYLDGVLTARMMNVGTLSAITGNVGTLTAGVIQSTDGKMVLNLTAGSLIISE